The following DNA comes from Saccopteryx leptura isolate mSacLep1 chromosome 7, mSacLep1_pri_phased_curated, whole genome shotgun sequence.
atggcccgggcgctggggatggctccttggcctctgcctcaggcgctagagtggctctggttgtgacagagcgccgtcctggatgggcaaagcatcgccccctggtgggcgtgccgggtggatcccggtcgggcgcatgcgggagtctgtctgactgcctccccgtttccagcttcagaaaaatacaaaaaaaaaaaaaaaaaaaattgaaaactataaaaatgccAGACAAATGAATCTGCTTACATTTATTCAGTTTCTATCTCTACTAATTAGCTAAAAAACGGCTTCAGTTCATTCAAGATGAAAGAAAACTGAGAGAACACGTACAGGGAGTGAAGGCAATATTGTATCCTATTTCATCACTTAGTAGCATGAAGAAAAAGGCTAAGGTTTGCATGGCTGGCAGAGATAGACTTCTttacagttttgccttttctggtTAGCCAAGAAATTGTTTcattggaaaaatattccattcttTTAAACATAACTATTTCTCACAAAAAGACAGCCTTATTGCATACtagtttagaattatttttaaagtcaacaTATTGTTTCCTAAATAATGCATAgcagatgagaaaaataatagagaGTGACAGACAAATTCTATAAGAAAAAGcattaacaaaacaaactttGCTATTTTCAAGATATTTGAGAATCAATTACGTACTTAGTTTGAGGGCAAACAAGACTCTTTCCTAAAGAAAGCACTCATTCATGTATGAAAATTCTTTAGACAAAGAGGCTTTCCAGAATAAAGAGGGTGATGTGTGATCAATAAATTTGTTACTTAAGTTACAGGATGGCTTCTCCCAAGCAAATCTTATTTAGTGGCACTGTCTCCCATTATACTTAATTAAACTCCCATATCAATTTCATTATTACTCTGGCTATAATAAAATCAAAAGGACCTTTAAGTAAAACCCACTCAGCTGCCTTCACAGACACCTTACCGAGATGAGTGGCTAGCTATGCCTCTAAAAGATAATACCTATTTTTGACAAGCTGGAGAGACGACAAGATATAATTGTGAAAATATGAATACAACCGAAAACTTACTTTCCTTCTTCCTAGCATATTCTTCCTTAAGATCCTGGATAGTTGCAGTCAGTACTTCCAAATCctgctttttgccatttacttcAACAATCAGTTTTAAcaagctttctcttttttcttggatGAGCTTACTCTGCTTACAGATCTCTATAACAATTACAAAGTATTAGCTAGAATATATATGCTTTGTTTTCCAACATGTACCTAAGACCAAAATACTGACTTTCATAAGATTAATACAGCATGCTTTAATTTATAAGTATTTCCTAatgattaaaaaattacaaaataggccctggccagttggctcagcggtagagcgtcggcctggcatgcgggggaccggggttcgattcccggccagggcacataggagaagcgcccatttgcttctccacccccatcccctccttcctctctgtctctctcttcccctcccgcagccaaggctccattggagcaaggatggcccgggcgctggggatggctccttggcctctgccccaggcgctagagtggctctggtcacagcagagcgacgccccggaggggcagagcatcgccccctggtgggcagagcgtagcccctggtgggcgtgccgggtggatcccggtcgggcgcatgcgggagtctgtctgactgtctctccccgtttccagcttcagaaaaatataaaaaaaatacaaaaaaaaaatttacaaaatgagcaaaaagaaaaaactcgTAATCTAGTCTTCCCTATTTGTctgtgaaaatagaaataaaaagacaaaagtgcttttttaaaaaaacagtaacaaattaATCCAAGAATTAATAGATCAGATGATCATGACCCTTGCAGCTCTCCCTCTTCaaatagatacagaaataaaACCCACCAACCAATAAAGACAATCAAAACAGGGACAGAATACATACAAAAGGATACCATTTAAATAACATTCGAAATCACAACACTAAAGAATATATGGATAGGTTAGTTCTGGAAGATGGGAAAAGAGGAAGGTATAACATGGGACATTCTATTTATTAAGCTGGGTTATAGAtacataaatgttaattattttgatGTGTATgtataaacacatacatacagaatACATTGTTTTACTTGTATGAGGGATTTTATAAAGATGTTTAATCTAAATAAAACTTTGATCTACAGATTGTCACATACGATTTTGATATTCTAGATACATCTGAACCATTCGTTCTTCTTCCTTTAATTTTACAGACAGcttttctgaaagagaaattagcaTTGATGGTTTAGTTCAGCTGGATTAACACTAAAAAGCAAAGAACATAAACAGCACGTACAAGGTAATCGTAGGTACCTGCAAATGCTTTATTGATGTCCTTGTAGGAATCTCTTAGTCCCGCCATCTGACAGGAGGTATCACTGACATTGCTTTTGAATTTATTCCaaaattcatttatgtttttatctaACAGTGCCAATTCATCCTCTATCATTTTGTAAGACAATGctacaaaacaaacagaacacacgctgtattttttcagttacTTTAGTCATATCAGGCACACATTCCAATCAACTATGTTTTGGCAGTTTGAGCTTGGTTAGAAATGGTTAGCAACATACTTTTAACTATACATATTCCAGGGCAGATCGAGCTACCAGGATTTAACTATGGGTAAGGTGCACCAAGATTCAAGAGACCTTTAACCTCCTAGAAATTCATTGGTAGCCTAACTGCACAGGACACTTACATGCTCTATGACCCTGGGAAAATGACTCCGACTACGTCGTCTCAAAAATAAAACTGGTGACATCTAAGGCACTCCCAACTCTGACACCTGCAATTCCAGCCTGAATCCCCGGGTCCCAGGTGGCCGGCCCCCTGCCCCCCGGCCCTAGGGTAGGACCCCACACACCTACCCGCCGCTTCCTCGCACCCCAGGTCAGTTAAGGCCGCAATAAAATGAGACGGGGGCCGGGGGGGAGTAGTCCAGGTGGAAGAAGCCAGTGAGGGTGGTCCCGGACCTGGACAAGTCAGCCGCCGCTCCGGGCCTGTGTCCTCCACTGTAGAAGGATGTTCGGTGAGATTCCGGGCCCCCCAGTTCTCCGCACCGCTAAGCCGCTCAAGGGCCTGAAATCTCCCCAGGGAGCCCAGCCCTCCCGTCCGCCTGGCCgccagcccccgcccccgccaggcCCAGACTCACAACCGGGCGTGCGTTCCCAAAGACGGCCACTGAAAACACACACCGCCCCTAAATCCACTTCCCTCTGGCGCGACAGGCGGGTTGGGAGCCCAGCTTAGCTCCCACGTCTCCCACCTGCTCCGGGCAGCCTGGCACCCGCCGCCTTCCACGCACAAGGCCCGGGCTGCCTGCACCTAACCGCCGGGCTGCAGACCCACCGCCCTCAGCCCCGCCTGCTTCCCTATTTCAAACCTTCCGCGCCTTCCGCCTCCCGACTTCGAGCGCCCACTCGCTTTCTGATTGGCTGGTAGCATAGGTTTTTTTTCATAAGAAGAGATTAGTGGTGGTAGCTCTTCCGGATTCTCGCTGAAAAGATGGGGGAAAGGGCATTCTGGgatttgtagttttttttgtttgttttttgtgagacAGCTGTGCTCTCAGGTTGACGTATTAATAGTTCTTGGAGGTCTCACTTCGGGATTGGCCAATAATCGGTTTCTAATAAAGGTTTCTGCAACAAGTATAAGTATTGGACTTTAATTATATTCTGTTACCAAATATAGACCGTCTTCTCTGATACTACCCATAGCTTAAATAAAgctaattaaaaatagtaaagctAATGAAAATACTATTGTTTAACTGGTCTCATCTTTTAATAACTCTTCTTTGGGAAGTGGCTGGAATAttactgtttattttcttctaatagtaACACTTTCAGAATTTTCTGATTCTGTGTTTTGACCATGTGAATTAAAACTGAAACATTAAAGGTCCGTACCTAGTATAGGTAGTTCCTGCCACAGTAGACAACAGTCCAAAACTTTTTATAGCCAAAATTCTTGGTACCTGCCCTCTATTATTGCTGTTTTGCAGATAAAAgtaaaagggaaaggagaagtCAGAGGTAATTAAAAGTGTCTAACACAGATGTTTGAAAGAATGAGGGTACTACTAGCAGAGCTGAAACTGTTCTCAGGGTAGGTATGTTGGGGGAAGGGTactgaggaaaggcagagacatgatgcattatgattttaatatgttgaattttattttattttattttttttacagagacagagagtcagagagagggatagacagggacagaaagacaggaatggagagatgagaagcatcaatcattagtttttcgttgcgtgttgcaacatcttagctgttcattgattgctttctcatatgtgcctgaccgcgggccttcagcagaccgagtaaccccttgctcgagccagcgaccttgggctcaagccagtgagctttttgctcaagccagatgagcctccactcaagttggagacctcagggtctcgaacctgggtcttctgcatcccagtccgatgctctatccactgtgccaccgcctggtcaggctatttttatttttttaatttattgattgattttagagagagagagaagaagggatagaggaagagagagagacaagacagagagacagaaacattgatctgttcctgtgtgtgccttgaccaagatggaacctacaacctttgcatatctgagcaatgctctaaccaactgagctatctggctatgGCAATATACTGAGTTTTAGAGAATATTGTTGGAGATATTAACCAAATGTTATGTCCTTTAGGcaatttatttctctaataaattaCACAGTGGCTAACTGCTCCAACTCTGTTAtaagactgcctgggtttgataTCCAGACTCTATGATTTACTAAGTGTGACTATAGGCAAGAGTCTTGGTCtcttggacctcagtttcctactCTGTAAAGTGatggtagtaataataataataataattataatatcttCTGTACATACCCAATCTGaagactaaaaataataataaatacaaatattttagacTAGGTCTCTACATGTACTCAAAATGgtttcatgttttttgtttgtttgtttttgacagagacagagaaagtcagagagagggacagatagggacagacagacagaagggagagagatgagaagcatcaattctttgttgtggcatctcagttgttcattgattgctttctcgtatgtgccttgaccaggggctccagcagagtgagtgacaccttgctcaggccagagaccttgggctcaagcgaggaccttgaacttcaagccagcgacctttgggctcaagccagcaaccatggggtcatgtctatgatcccacactcaagacagcaaccccgtgctcaagcaggagacctcagggtttctaacccgAGTTCTCCACGtaccagtccgatgttctatccactgtgccactgcctggtcaggtggtttcaTGTTTTTATGATTTATACTCTACCTACTGTCTATGCAATAGGTTATCacattaaaacatatataaatatgactttaaatagaacaaaatctaagttaacaaagaaatagagaaattgcTGCAACTGAACACTAACTTTAGCTCAGGCAATGCATATATATAGATCGCATTACAAGAGAATTACACAATTTGTggaatcctatttttttttattttttaggcacactcttaggtaagaggtgcttttttttattattcattttagagaggatagggagagacagagacagagagagagagaggagagacagagagagagaaggcggggaggagctggaagcatcaactaccatatgtgccttgaccaggcaagcccagggttttgaaccggcgacctcagcatttccaggttgaccgctttattcactgcgccaccagaggtcaggcgggAAACACTGTTTTAAGGAAACATGTATTGTGCCATGTCTGAATAGGTACagaatacaggcataccttggagatattACAGGTTCTGTTCCAGACCACCACAGTAAAGCAAATATCACAGTAAAACATGTCTCaaatttttggtttcccagtgcatataaaaattAGGTTTAAACTGTTCTGTAGTATATTAAGAATGCAATAgcataatgtttaaaaatacaatttacataccttaattaaaaacactttattattattttttttatttttttattttttctttttatatttttctgaagctggaaacggggagagacagtcagacagactcccgcatgcgcccgactgggatccacccggcatgcccaccagggggcgatgctctgctcaccagggggtgatgctctgcccctccggggcatcgctctgtcgcgaccagagccactctagtgcctggagcagaggccaaggagccagccccagcgcccgggccatccttgctccagtggagcctcgctgcgggaggggaagagagagacagagaggaaggagaggaggaggggtggagaagcagatgggcacttctcctttgtgccctggccgggaatcgaaccccggactcccgcacgccaggccgacactctaccactgagccaaccggccagggccaaaacactttattattaaatgagcCTTCAGCAAGTtgaaatctttttgctggtggacaGTCTTACCttcaatttattaaaacaaacaaaacactgtcTGTGAAGCACAATCAAGTGTAgaacaataaaacaaggtatgtcTGTACATCCCTTCCAACCAATTCAAGTTGAATTAATTAATCAGTTAGGTGTGGTTATTCAATATTATTCATTTAATGATTTGTCAATGTCtcacaaatataaataacaaCTTCAGCTTCAGCATAATGGATACTGAAATTTTAACAATAGTCAGAAAACAGTTTCAGTAATTTCCTTAAGCAATTACTAGTTCAAGGTCACAAATTATTTCCTCAGCTTGGAATAATGCTTGGATTATCTTTCTAATGCATTCCTTATGTAATCAGACAGAACCTGACTGATCCATGagcaaaatggaaaataaaaagagctcATTAGCAAGGTTTTGAGACATTCACGACTGCCACAAGGTTGCCAACAATGTCTCTTAGACAAAGGTGAACATCTTGTAGCTGACtaatttttctgccttctttttgttttgttttctttgttttttgttgtttaaatttttttaaattttatttagaaaattaaatttaatggagtgacattgataagtaagagtacataggtttcaggtaaacatttttatagcatttgaactgttgattatgttatatacccatcacccaaagtcaaatcattttctgtcaccatatatttgtcccttctGCCCTCTTTAGCGAACTATTTTTGTTAAGTTGACTCCAACTATGAATGGGAAGAAAGAGCCAGATAATCCTCACATGAGCAAATGCATTTTAATATAGATATATCGTAATGattttgtttctctgaagaaccccGACTAATACATATGCACAtacccacattttctttatccactcatttattgatagacatttaggttaCTTTCACCTtttagttattgtaaataatgctgctatgaacatgggtgtacaaataaagaatattgtttttattataattaaattgtgGTCTAATTGTTGTAGACAGAATAGTTGATGCTACTAAGCTAAAGTACTTACATGAATATGAAGTTTTATGCTGCTGTTTCTCTACCATTCcgttccctccttcctcttctctttcctaaTCCTTACATTTAGTAGCTTCCCAAAGTCCTTGATTCTCTTTTCCCATTAACTTATTTCCCAGAACAATCTCATCCCAACTCACATAGATGTCTGGTTTTCTGCATTCAAATCACATAGTTCCTGCTATTTGCTGGATTTCCCACTAGcaatatttcaaataaagtttGCCATTTCTGGTTAAATATCCTCTTTTTTTTCAATGGCACTGGTGTTCTCCCAGTCTTCAAGTTTAGAATCTTGAATTCTTCCATGACTCTTTCATAGTTAACTGGTTGCCAACACCCACAGTTTCATCTCTATGTCCCCTTCCCCAtagtccccccccccatttttagcTTCTAGATCTCTATTCAGGCCTTTATCACCTGGTTCTTACCTGCAGACTCTTGCCCTCCCAATCTGTTTTGCCTACCATTGCCTCAATATTTACAAAGTGCATTTTTGTCATATTAGTTCCCTGTTTGAAACATTTTCAGTGTTTCTTTGTTGTCTTAAATATATAACTCATATTTCTTAGTGGCAGTCAAGTGAAATCTTTGAATGTCTCAATTTACTCTTTTACTCTAATTGTTCGATTGTTTActttatattgtttatattttaacagaaataaaCAGGTAGCCCTGCACTAgtttagttctttgattttgtTCATATAGTTCCTTTTTAAGTATTACAAAGAATTTTTAGCATACACAAAAGCAAATAGAATATCATAACAAACTTGTCACTCACCCATCACCAGGTCCCAGTTACCATCAAACACTGGCCAATCTGCTCTATCCCCATCCATCTACTTCCCTAGGCAACATGTCGTAGTACCTATAAATATCTCAATATGCCTTTCTAAAAGATAAAAACTCAAACATCACCATGATATCATTATTACACTTAAAACGTTAACATTAATTAACATATCACattaaaaactgtttaaaatgCAATTTGTGACATTTATGAGACAATTGTAaatttcaatgattttttaaaattttcaattttctcgttaatttaaaaaatgaggatttCTCTTACAATTGTAAATGCAATATTTTAACTTGGATGtcgttttccattttattctgcAGCTTTGGATTTCTAGATTCTACCCATCTATCAAGGCCAAGTTACTTGCCATGTCCTCCACAAATGGTTCCCTAATCTCATAAACTGCAAGTTATATCTGCCTTTCCTCTTGTCTACTTAACTCTGTCTGTCAGCCCCTAAGGGCACAGTGGTTTGTTATTTATGTAAACATCATATCTTCCTTACGACACCACTAACTCTTTGAGGTATGAGCTATCCCTGTCCTGCCCAGTGTGAGAATCAATGTCTTGCACGGGTGCTCCTCAAAAGTGAGGTTCCTCACTCAACAGCATTACCTTCATTTAGGACCTTGTTCGAAGGGCAACTTCTCAGACTGCTCTCCATTCCTACTAAGTTAAAAACTCGGGAGGTGGGTCCCAGTCATCAGCGTTTTAACAGGCCCTCCAGGTGACTCTGATGCACGCTAAACTTTCAGAAACTGTTTTACACATACTAGGTATCCTTTAAGCCagaggtcaggaaactttttgactgagagagccatgaacaccatctattttaaaatgtaattccaggagagccatacaatgacccatgtaccttatgcattatccaataaaaatttggtgttgtcccggaggacagctgtgattggctccagccactcgcaactatgaacatgagtggtaggaaatgaatggattgtaatacatgaaaatgttttatatttttaacattattattttttttgtattaaagatttgtctgcaagccagatacagccatcaaaagagccacacctggctcacgagccataggttctcgacccctgctttaagccatCCATAAAATATGAACCCAGTTATAAAATATCTTAACTCTACTGTGAGAAAAATTAATGATACTGGTCAGTGGGCAACTCTGTTGAGTTCTTTGGTGATAAAAGAAAACGTTTATGACATTTCCAGAGAAGAACATATTATGAGACTAATGGAGGGGGTACTGGAACAGCTGTAATGGGGTCACTTATAATATTGTCATTATGGAATGCCAATATTCCTGGGATGCTAGCCAGAATGGAGGTAATTTTCTCTGAAAGTTCCTAGGGTTCCAACATGGTCTGAAATAAATCCATTTTACATTGCAAGGTGACACTGGAAAGATCTCAAATACAATTTATTATTGTAGACAAGGCAGAAAAGCTTGTGGTAAAAGGACGATGATCATGAACAGAGACTTTAAAGGTCAATGCCTCAAATACTTTTGTCTGCTGCCACTGTACCAATGACACATGCTAAAGTCAAATACTCTGAATGATCTTGAGTTATAGTGAGCGCTATAACTCAGAGATGAATGGTTCTTCTTATGATAGGAATAAAT
Coding sequences within:
- the SPC25 gene encoding kinetochore protein Spc25, whose translation is MIEDELALLDKNINEFWNKFKSNVSDTSCQMAGLRDSYKDINKAFAEKLSVKLKEEERMVQMYLEYQNQICKQSKLIQEKRESLLKLIVEVNGKKQDLEVLTATIQDLKEEYARKKETISSAKRTSEERLERLQKSVDLYKDRLGLEIRKIYGDKLQFIFTNIDPKHPDSPFMFCLHLNEARDYEVSDSAPHLECLAEFQENLRKTKNFSAFLANVRKAFSAMV